One segment of Scyliorhinus torazame isolate Kashiwa2021f chromosome 14, sScyTor2.1, whole genome shotgun sequence DNA contains the following:
- the crfb16 gene encoding interleukin-20 receptor subunit beta isoform X2, whose protein sequence is MGRKNAIQNGFKTISERNGTCHVYISLSGFNIRESEFERHHKKTWVVISECSRITETWCDVTADISSDVDYDLKVRSQFENITSKWANLSKLFNRKESNLRTPRLTVNVRGGLLTLDVSEISKNINARIYYWEKGAEQQILNISMDHNPFNVNLRSGITYCFQAQLYISEYNKFSYRSDPICETVNKDATSNEIVVIVTTVLLLGVSIVVVSLFLTWKLCCRVQSAWFPKVSAPYFPNFDTLQVDTIKEEDRRKEFCDTVQVLPQSEPLLSQCQPLTGEERSNCKTDTESWTINSVMSGNVSQLQCPMAIQYWKEYQSQQNSEFSKLTNNGTDTTQIFEEFNIR, encoded by the exons TGAGTTTGAAAGACATCACAAGAAGACTTGGGTGGTAATCTCAGAATGTTCTCGCATCACCGAAACATGGTGCGACGTCACAGCAGATATCTCGTCAGATGTCGACTATGATCTGAAGGTTCGCTCACAGTTTGAGAACATCACTTCAAAATGGGCAAACCTCAGTAAACTCTTCAACCGCAAGGAGA GCAATCTCAGAACCCCGAGGCTGACAGTTAATGTAAGAGGTGGTTTGCTAACCTTGGATGTCAGTGAAATAAGCAAGAACATCAATGCTCGTATTTATTACTGGGAGAAAGGTGCGGAACAGCAG ATTCTGAATATTTCCATGGACCACAATCCTTTCAATGTCAATCTGCGGAGCGGGATCACGTACTGTTTCCAAGCACAACTCTATATTTCAGAATACAACAAGTTCAGTTACCGCAGTGACCCCATATGTGAGACAGTCAATAAAG ATGCCACATCCAATGAAATCGTTGTGATAGTGACCACAGTGTTACTTCTTGGAGTGTCCATTGTAGTGGTGTCTTTGTTTCTCACATGGAAGCTGTGCTGTAGAGTTCAGTCTGCGTGGTTTCCCAAAGTTTCAGCTCCCTATTTTCCA AATTTTGATACCCTACAAGTGGACACCATAAAGGAAGAAGACCGCAGGAAAGAGTTTTGTGACACTGTTCAGGTTCTACCTCAGTCAGAGCCGTTACTCAGTCAATGTCAACCATTGACAGGAGAGGAAAGGTCAAACTGCAAAACTGATACAGAAAGTTGGACTATCAACTCCGTGATGTCAGGGAATGTTTCCCAGTTGCAATGTCCAATGGCGATTCAGTATTGGAAAGAATACCAATCCCAACAGAACTCAGAATTTTCTAAATTAACCAACAATGGCACAGACACAACACAGATATTTGAAGAATTCAATATACGATGA